One Microscilla marina ATCC 23134 DNA segment encodes these proteins:
- a CDS encoding NADAR family protein, with protein sequence MILPHTTFINQAPLFLQVLVHYDQGYLAPFEFELPPLEEFRIDLGNQPEDDYLSIELMNKAVFEEKILPRQVLRTHYLLNHWQVSVLKDQVVEDCESTFDFSQAIYFYAKEEAYGELSNFADFGIEINGLFYPTIEHYYQAQKFDAPAYCEKIRLASTPKEAAELGKTRELPLKSNWDQIKSDIMWQAVQVKCNTHPSIAQILRDTGDVLLIENSPYDEYWGIGRAGKGHNHLGTLLMRARKQL encoded by the coding sequence ATGATCTTACCCCACACTACATTTATCAACCAGGCACCGTTGTTTTTGCAGGTATTGGTTCATTATGATCAAGGTTACCTGGCTCCTTTTGAGTTTGAACTGCCTCCGCTCGAAGAGTTTAGAATTGATTTGGGCAACCAACCCGAAGATGACTATTTGAGCATTGAACTAATGAATAAAGCAGTATTTGAAGAAAAGATACTGCCTCGTCAAGTGCTACGTACACACTATTTGCTTAATCATTGGCAAGTATCGGTGCTGAAAGACCAAGTTGTAGAAGATTGTGAGAGCACTTTTGACTTTAGTCAGGCGATTTACTTTTACGCTAAAGAGGAGGCTTACGGCGAGTTGTCTAATTTTGCCGATTTTGGCATCGAAATCAATGGATTGTTTTATCCTACAATAGAGCACTATTATCAAGCCCAAAAGTTTGATGCCCCCGCCTACTGCGAAAAAATAAGGCTTGCCTCTACCCCCAAAGAAGCCGCCGAACTAGGCAAAACCCGGGAATTGCCCTTGAAAAGCAATTGGGATCAAATAAAATCTGACATTATGTGGCAAGCCGTTCAAGTCAAGTGTAATACCCACCCTAGCATTGCCCAAATCCTGCGCGATACAGGCGATGTATTGCTGATAGAAAATTCACCTTATGACGAATACTGGGGCATTGGCAGGGCTGGCAAAGGGCACAACCACCTGGGCACATTGTTGATGCGGGCACGTAAGCAATTATAG
- a CDS encoding M1 family metallopeptidase has translation MKKLTYWCTSVIMFFMVLGGAQAQNNLNTFLPMVDWQGNPYRSASGAPGAEYWQNKADYILTANLNDKTHELKGHVTITYTNNSPDALDFLWLQLGQNRFKKDARGAVNVALSGGRYTGDFDGGYKLSNIKVKTSGKSYAAKYVVSDTRMQIRLNESLKPKGGKITIDIDFQFKVPEYGMDRTGRLKTKNGIIYSMAQWYPRMCVYDDIRGWNTAPYLGAGEFYCEYGDYDVKLTVPYNHIVVASGELQNPKDVLTKEQIKRFDKAAKSDKTVAIISNKEINQPKTTRPKQSGTITWQFKMKNSRDVAWGSSTSFIWDAARINLPGGRKAMAQSVYPIESDGNSAWARSTEYTKKSIEHYSKMWFEYPYPVAVNVASNVGGMEYPGLSFCGWKATRGSLWGVTDHEFGHNWFPMIVGSNERLYPWMDEGFNTFINHYSTLAFNKGEYKSSALLGSSLLGGALRSPNAESIHTYPDIVKSSGSLGMTAYYKPAMGLYMLREAILGPERFDYAFRTYIKRWAYKHPTPIDFFNTIENAAGEELDWFWKKWFYTNETIDQGIKSVTYRKNDPKQGVIITIENKGGVVMPAILEIEEENGTKKIVNLSVEIWFKGNTFRYLHHSTGKIKRIQLDPQRVIYDVNTSNDIWTGK, from the coding sequence ATGAAAAAACTTACCTACTGGTGTACATCAGTGATCATGTTTTTTATGGTGTTGGGGGGTGCTCAGGCTCAAAATAACCTTAATACCTTTTTGCCTATGGTTGACTGGCAGGGCAATCCTTACCGATCGGCTTCGGGAGCGCCTGGGGCAGAATATTGGCAAAATAAAGCAGATTATATACTTACCGCAAACCTCAACGATAAAACCCACGAGCTTAAGGGGCATGTAACCATTACTTATACTAACAACAGCCCTGATGCACTCGATTTTTTGTGGTTGCAACTAGGGCAAAACCGTTTTAAGAAAGACGCTCGCGGGGCGGTAAATGTAGCCTTAAGTGGTGGAAGATACACCGGAGATTTTGATGGAGGTTATAAACTAAGCAACATAAAAGTAAAAACAAGTGGCAAAAGCTATGCAGCCAAATATGTAGTAAGCGATACCCGCATGCAAATAAGGTTAAACGAAAGCCTAAAGCCTAAAGGGGGTAAAATAACGATAGATATTGATTTTCAATTTAAGGTGCCTGAATATGGCATGGACAGAACAGGTAGGCTAAAAACTAAAAACGGGATCATCTATAGTATGGCGCAATGGTACCCACGCATGTGTGTATATGACGACATCAGGGGTTGGAATACGGCTCCTTATTTGGGCGCAGGTGAGTTTTATTGCGAATACGGCGATTATGATGTAAAACTTACGGTGCCTTACAACCACATTGTGGTGGCATCGGGCGAACTGCAAAACCCTAAAGATGTATTGACCAAAGAGCAAATCAAGCGTTTTGACAAAGCTGCCAAGAGCGACAAAACAGTGGCTATTATCAGCAATAAAGAAATCAATCAGCCCAAAACTACCCGTCCCAAGCAGAGCGGTACTATTACCTGGCAATTTAAAATGAAAAATAGCCGTGATGTAGCCTGGGGTTCATCTACTAGTTTTATCTGGGATGCTGCCCGCATCAACCTGCCTGGTGGACGCAAAGCTATGGCACAGTCGGTGTATCCTATAGAGAGCGATGGCAACAGTGCCTGGGCACGTTCTACCGAATATACCAAAAAAAGCATAGAGCATTATTCTAAAATGTGGTTTGAGTACCCTTACCCAGTGGCCGTAAATGTAGCCAGCAATGTGGGAGGGATGGAATACCCCGGTTTGTCGTTTTGTGGTTGGAAAGCTACCAGAGGAAGCCTGTGGGGAGTAACCGATCACGAGTTTGGGCACAACTGGTTTCCTATGATTGTAGGCAGCAACGAGCGTTTGTATCCCTGGATGGATGAAGGCTTCAATACCTTCATCAACCACTACAGCACACTTGCCTTTAACAAAGGAGAGTACAAAAGTTCTGCTTTGTTGGGTAGTTCTTTGTTGGGAGGTGCTTTGCGTTCGCCCAATGCCGAAAGTATCCATACTTACCCCGATATCGTAAAAAGCTCTGGTAGTTTAGGCATGACCGCTTATTATAAACCTGCGATGGGGCTGTATATGTTGCGTGAGGCAATATTAGGTCCAGAGCGTTTTGACTACGCTTTCCGCACCTACATCAAACGTTGGGCATACAAGCACCCTACGCCCATTGACTTTTTCAACACTATAGAAAATGCGGCGGGTGAAGAGCTGGATTGGTTCTGGAAAAAATGGTTTTATACCAATGAAACCATCGACCAAGGCATCAAATCTGTAACTTACCGTAAAAACGACCCTAAGCAAGGAGTCATCATTACCATCGAAAACAAAGGTGGAGTGGTAATGCCTGCAATTTTGGAAATAGAAGAAGAAAATGGGACTAAAAAAATTGTGAACCTTTCGGTAGAAATCTGGTTCAAAGGCAATACGTTCCGCTACTTGCATCATAGCACTGGCAAGATCAAGCGCATACAGCTCGACCCCCAACGAGTGATCTACGACGTGAACACCTCCAATGATATTTGGACAGGCAAGTAG
- a CDS encoding DHHA1 domain-containing protein, with amino-acid sequence MRTYVLYHAHCTDGFGAAYAAWKIYGDKAIYLPVKYDNPMPKLKHRSEVFIVDFSYPKAELLELASLMHEVTVLDHHKTAKEELGGITEGDAPNLSITFDMEKSGAVLAWEHFHPNEEIPPLILHIQDKDLWRFDLKDTKKVIASLTSYSMDFKLWDRFDLNTLITEGEAILRYQTLTVDKLCKNARMVQILDYTVPSVNSGVLQSEIGNRLCEIYSDSPFSVVHFETSDKTRYSLRSVGSFDVSLVAKEFGGGGHKNAAGYIKR; translated from the coding sequence ATGAGAACTTATGTACTTTACCACGCCCATTGTACCGATGGTTTTGGCGCTGCTTATGCTGCCTGGAAGATATACGGAGACAAAGCCATTTACTTGCCTGTAAAGTATGACAACCCCATGCCTAAGTTAAAACATCGTTCGGAGGTGTTCATCGTAGATTTTAGCTATCCAAAAGCCGAACTTTTAGAACTGGCAAGCCTCATGCACGAGGTAACCGTGCTTGATCACCACAAAACGGCTAAAGAAGAGCTGGGGGGAATTACTGAAGGCGACGCGCCTAACCTGTCTATTACTTTTGATATGGAAAAAAGCGGGGCAGTACTTGCCTGGGAGCATTTTCACCCGAACGAAGAAATTCCTCCCCTTATTTTGCACATTCAAGACAAGGACTTGTGGAGGTTTGACCTAAAAGATACCAAAAAAGTGATTGCTTCGCTTACTTCTTACTCGATGGATTTTAAGCTTTGGGACAGGTTTGACCTCAATACGCTGATTACCGAGGGGGAAGCTATTTTACGTTACCAAACCCTGACTGTAGACAAGCTTTGTAAAAATGCCCGCATGGTACAAATTCTCGATTATACGGTGCCTTCGGTAAACAGTGGCGTGTTGCAAAGTGAGATTGGCAACCGTTTATGCGAGATTTATTCCGATAGTCCATTTTCGGTGGTACATTTCGAAACAAGCGATAAAACCCGTTACAGCCTGCGCTCAGTGGGCAGCTTTGATGTGTCGCTAGTAGCCAAAGAGTTTGGGGGAGGTGGGCACAAAAATGCCGCAGGGTATATCAAGCGGTAG
- a CDS encoding DUF4340 domain-containing protein, producing the protein MYNNKLLAAIFIGLFALYIVTKAVKANQGSRTFRSQIVAIDTALVQKIVLNPQIEQHQEIRFSRTAQGWVLQRGQLQALAQNGKIAALLNGLRDVKPQRLVAKSQRKWATYQLTDSLATRVTLLGTNGRQLTSLLVGKAEKGGTVYVRLPTENEVYAIDNYTVASLNKPLNHWRNQDLLNFVSTQVDKVEFNYPADSSFTLKKDKEGWTMDGAKADSSLVLAYLNTIASKRSDAFANDFQPNSAPQYMLTLSGKKLTKNGKPTPVIVQAFDKGNEAYLRSSVNPSAVFRSKKTGMFADIFKPKSDFIKNATDKTDSLVKAD; encoded by the coding sequence ATGTATAACAATAAATTACTTGCGGCCATATTTATTGGGTTATTTGCCCTGTACATAGTTACCAAAGCAGTAAAGGCCAACCAAGGCAGCCGCACCTTTCGCAGCCAAATAGTAGCCATAGACACTGCCCTGGTACAAAAAATCGTGCTCAACCCTCAAATAGAGCAACACCAGGAAATAAGGTTTAGTCGTACCGCGCAAGGGTGGGTGCTGCAACGAGGACAGCTGCAGGCACTTGCCCAAAATGGTAAAATTGCTGCCTTGCTCAATGGTCTGCGCGATGTAAAACCCCAACGCCTGGTGGCAAAAAGCCAGCGTAAATGGGCGACCTATCAGCTGACCGATTCGCTGGCCACCCGCGTGACCTTATTGGGCACCAACGGACGCCAGCTTACCAGCTTGTTGGTAGGCAAGGCAGAAAAGGGAGGAACGGTGTATGTACGTTTGCCTACCGAAAACGAGGTGTACGCCATTGACAACTATACCGTGGCAAGCCTCAACAAGCCTTTGAACCACTGGCGCAATCAAGACTTGCTCAACTTTGTGAGTACTCAAGTAGACAAGGTAGAGTTTAATTACCCCGCTGATAGTAGTTTTACCCTCAAAAAAGACAAAGAAGGGTGGACAATGGACGGTGCCAAGGCAGATTCTAGTTTGGTATTGGCTTACCTCAATACAATAGCCAGCAAACGTAGCGATGCTTTCGCCAATGACTTTCAGCCCAACTCAGCCCCTCAATATATGTTGACCCTTTCGGGGAAAAAACTCACAAAAAATGGCAAGCCAACGCCAGTCATTGTGCAGGCGTTTGACAAAGGCAATGAGGCATACCTTCGGTCGAGTGTTAACCCATCGGCAGTGTTTCGCAGCAAAAAAACAGGCATGTTTGCCGATATTTTCAAGCCCAAATCCGATTTTATAAAAAACGCGACCGACAAAACCGATTCGTTGGTCAAGGCAGACTAA